A genomic segment from [Flavobacterium] thermophilum encodes:
- the gsiA_2 gene encoding Glutathione import ATP-binding protein GsiA — MALLNVNHLKVYYPVRGGFFRRVVDHVRAVDDVSFTLNKGETYGLVGESGCGKTTTGRTIIGLIRATAGEVLFEGTDLTKLRRREFHPYRKDIQMIFQDPYSSLNPRKRVLDIVAEPLRNFERLSPQEERQKVQYVLERVGLSAESIYKYPHEFSGGQRQRIGIARALTLNPKLIIADEPVSALDVSVQAQVLNFMKEIQQEYGLTYLFISHDLGIIRHMCDRIGIMYRGRLVEEGTSEEIFTNPQHIYTKRLLSAIPNADPRERGRQEALRREVEKEYEQLYSRYFDENGRAHPLKPISPTHSVAIP; from the coding sequence ATGGCGCTTCTTAACGTCAACCATTTGAAAGTATACTATCCGGTGCGCGGCGGTTTTTTTCGCCGGGTGGTCGACCATGTCCGCGCGGTGGATGATGTCAGTTTCACGCTGAACAAAGGGGAAACGTACGGGCTCGTCGGCGAGTCCGGCTGCGGCAAGACGACGACAGGGCGCACGATTATCGGTTTGATTCGCGCCACGGCCGGGGAAGTGCTGTTTGAAGGGACGGATTTGACAAAGCTTCGCCGCCGCGAGTTTCATCCGTATCGGAAAGACATCCAGATGATTTTCCAAGATCCGTATTCTTCGCTCAATCCGCGCAAACGTGTGCTCGACATTGTCGCCGAGCCGCTCCGCAATTTTGAACGCCTGTCCCCGCAAGAGGAGCGGCAGAAGGTGCAATACGTTTTAGAGCGGGTCGGCTTGAGCGCGGAGTCGATTTACAAATATCCGCATGAATTTTCCGGCGGACAGCGCCAACGCATCGGCATTGCGCGGGCGCTCACGCTCAATCCGAAGCTCATCATCGCCGATGAGCCGGTGTCGGCGCTTGATGTGTCGGTGCAGGCGCAAGTGTTGAATTTCATGAAAGAAATCCAGCAGGAGTACGGGCTGACGTATTTGTTCATCAGCCATGATTTAGGGATCATCCGGCATATGTGCGACCGCATCGGCATTATGTACCGCGGCCGGCTCGTGGAGGAAGGGACGAGCGAGGAGATTTTTACGAATCCTCAACATATTTATACGAAACGTCTGCTCTCCGCCATTCCGAACGCCGATCCGCGCGAACGCGGCCGGCAGGAGGCGCTTCGCCGCGAAGTGGAAAAAGAATATGAGCAGTTGTATTCCCGCTATTTTGATGAAAACGGCCGGGCTCACCCGCTCAAGCCGATTTCGCCGACGCACTCGGTGGCCATTCCGTAA
- the gsiC_1 gene encoding Glutathione transport system permease protein gsiC — protein MLKFILRRILIMIPQLFLLSVLIFLLAKAMPGDALTGQLAANPKMDPQTLEEMREKLGLNDPVHLQYIRWVKNMLQGDLGLSYTHQQPVTDLLAGRIGNTVLLSAAILILTYLIAIPLGIVSGRWTDTWADKLIVGYSYLGFATPLFIFALIMLFIFGFHLGWFPTGGSVDVQVEEGTLAYYLSKLNHLMLPALSGALINTVVTIQYLRSEIVDTKVKDFVKTARAKGVPERHIYWRHILRNSFLPIAAFLGYEITGLVGGSVFLESIYSYPGLGQLFLQSIMQRDYSVVTALVMISGLATLVGTLLSDIILSAVDPRIRIE, from the coding sequence ATGCTGAAATTTATTTTACGGCGAATCCTCATTATGATTCCGCAATTGTTTTTGCTGAGCGTCCTCATTTTCTTGCTGGCGAAGGCGATGCCGGGCGATGCGCTGACGGGGCAGCTGGCGGCCAACCCGAAAATGGATCCGCAGACGCTTGAGGAAATGCGGGAAAAACTTGGCTTGAATGATCCGGTACATCTTCAATACATCCGTTGGGTGAAAAACATGCTGCAAGGGGATCTCGGCCTTTCCTATACCCACCAGCAGCCGGTCACTGATCTGCTGGCCGGACGGATCGGGAATACGGTGTTGCTGTCGGCGGCGATTTTAATTTTGACGTACCTGATTGCCATTCCGCTTGGCATCGTGTCGGGGCGATGGACAGATACATGGGCTGATAAGCTGATCGTCGGCTACAGCTATCTCGGGTTTGCCACGCCGCTGTTCATTTTTGCTTTGATCATGCTGTTTATTTTCGGCTTTCACCTTGGCTGGTTTCCAACCGGCGGCAGCGTGGACGTTCAGGTCGAGGAAGGGACGCTCGCTTACTATTTAAGCAAATTGAACCATCTCATGCTTCCGGCGTTGTCGGGAGCGCTCATCAACACGGTCGTTACGATTCAATATTTGCGCAGCGAAATCGTCGATACGAAAGTGAAAGATTTCGTGAAAACGGCGCGGGCGAAAGGCGTGCCGGAGCGGCACATCTATTGGCGCCATATTTTGCGCAATTCGTTTTTGCCGATCGCGGCGTTTTTAGGGTATGAGATCACCGGGCTTGTCGGCGGTTCCGTGTTTTTGGAGTCGATCTACAGCTATCCGGGGCTTGGCCAGCTGTTTTTGCAGTCGATTATGCAGCGGGATTACAGCGTCGTGACGGCGCTCGTCATGATTTCCGGCCTGGCGACGCTGGTGGGCACGCTGTTGTCGGACATCATTTTGAGTGCGGTCGACCCGCGCATCCGGATTGAGTAG
- the gsiD_1 gene encoding Glutathione transport system permease protein gsiD has protein sequence MKAEISGPTPAGANIEKSPSAFSIMWREVVRDRLALGSLIILGILLSIVYGVSLFLDQEEIVKVDFLSIYSPPSAEHWLGTDYGGRDVFGQLIIGARNSFTIGLAITLITGAIGLIVGLVAGYFGGWIDNVIMRIIDFILVLPFLMLVIVFVAIVPKYNVLTFILIMSAFLWTGKARLIRAKTLAEREMDYVSASKTLGTPDWKIIIFQILPNLSSIIIVNLTLNLAGNIGIESGLTYLGFGLPESTPSLGTLVSYATNPDVLQNKWWVWLPASLLILVMMLCINFIGQALKRAADARQRLG, from the coding sequence ATGAAAGCGGAAATCAGCGGCCCAACGCCGGCCGGAGCGAACATCGAGAAAAGCCCTTCCGCCTTTTCGATCATGTGGCGGGAGGTGGTTCGGGATCGGCTCGCGCTTGGTTCGCTCATCATTTTAGGAATCCTTTTGTCGATCGTCTATGGCGTGTCGCTCTTTTTGGATCAAGAGGAAATCGTGAAAGTGGATTTTCTTTCCATCTATTCTCCGCCGTCAGCGGAACACTGGCTTGGCACAGACTACGGAGGGCGCGACGTGTTTGGCCAGCTCATCATCGGCGCCCGCAATTCGTTTACGATCGGGCTGGCCATTACGCTCATCACTGGGGCGATCGGCCTCATTGTCGGATTGGTGGCCGGCTATTTCGGCGGCTGGATTGACAATGTCATTATGCGCATCATCGATTTTATTCTCGTTCTGCCGTTTTTGATGCTCGTTATTGTTTTTGTCGCCATTGTGCCTAAATATAATGTATTGACGTTCATTTTGATCATGAGCGCGTTTTTGTGGACGGGCAAAGCCCGGCTGATCCGCGCCAAAACGCTGGCCGAGCGCGAGATGGATTATGTCAGCGCGTCAAAAACGCTCGGCACGCCAGATTGGAAAATCATTATTTTTCAAATTTTGCCCAACCTCAGCTCGATCATTATCGTCAATTTGACGTTAAATTTGGCGGGCAACATCGGCATCGAGTCCGGGCTCACGTATCTTGGCTTCGGGCTGCCGGAGAGCACGCCGAGCTTAGGGACGTTGGTCAGCTATGCGACCAACCCGGATGTTTTGCAAAACAAATGGTGGGTTTGGTTGCCTGCGTCATTGCTTATTTTAGTGATGATGCTGTGCATAAATTTCATCGGCCAAGCGCTGAAACGTGCGGCTGATGCAAGACAACGACTAGGATAA
- the appA gene encoding Oligopeptide-binding protein AppA precursor has product MKRKWLAALAALLLVLAGCTGKSDTTSGKGNNNEKPAAQKEDISKFPMTVKNDGKIIDGGVLKYGLVSDTPFEGTLSYAFYTGAPDAEILQFFDESLFRTNGDYEITNDGAATYELSDDKKTMTIRIKDNVNWHDGQPVTAEDLEYAYLVIGHKDYTGVRYGDALIQGIVGMEEYHSGKADKISGIKVIDKKTLTITWKQANPSVLTGIWAYPLPKHYLKDIPIKDLAKSDKIRKNPIGFGPFKVKKIVPGESVEFVRNDDYWAGKPNLEGVILKVVSPQVVLQALKKGEIDVAEFPTDQYLNAKGTKNIQFIGRVDLAYNYIGFKLGHWDAKKQENVMDNPKFQNKKLRQAMAYAINNQEVADRLYHGLRFPANTLIPPSFPGYHDSSIKGYTYNPEKAKQLLDEAGYKDVDGDGLREDPNGKKFKINFLAMSGGDIAEPLAKFYMQSWKDVGLDVQLVDGRLAEFNSFYDMVEKDDPKVDVYAAAWGTGTDVDPYGLYGRNVMFNYSRWVNEKNDELLEKGHSEQAFDKEYRRKIYSEWQKLMNEEVPVIPTLYRSAIYAVNNRVANFTVDPSSKLTWKDVGVTSEQPEVAE; this is encoded by the coding sequence GTGAAGAGAAAATGGCTGGCGGCTCTCGCCGCGCTCTTGCTCGTGCTCGCCGGGTGCACGGGCAAATCCGACACAACGAGCGGAAAGGGCAACAATAACGAAAAACCGGCGGCTCAGAAGGAAGACATCAGCAAATTCCCGATGACGGTGAAAAACGACGGGAAAATCATCGATGGCGGCGTGTTGAAATACGGCCTTGTGTCCGATACGCCGTTTGAAGGGACGCTCAGCTATGCATTCTACACCGGAGCGCCCGACGCAGAGATTTTGCAATTTTTTGACGAGTCGCTTTTCCGGACGAACGGTGACTATGAAATTACAAATGATGGGGCTGCCACGTATGAGTTGTCGGATGATAAAAAGACGATGACAATCCGTATTAAAGACAATGTGAATTGGCATGACGGCCAGCCGGTGACCGCTGAAGACTTGGAGTATGCGTATTTGGTCATCGGCCATAAAGATTACACCGGCGTCCGCTATGGCGATGCGCTCATCCAAGGGATCGTCGGGATGGAAGAATATCACAGCGGCAAAGCGGATAAAATTTCCGGCATTAAAGTCATCGACAAAAAGACGTTGACGATCACATGGAAACAGGCTAATCCGTCGGTGTTGACTGGCATTTGGGCGTATCCGCTGCCGAAGCATTACTTGAAAGACATTCCGATCAAAGACTTGGCGAAATCGGATAAAATCCGGAAAAACCCGATCGGGTTCGGTCCGTTTAAAGTGAAGAAAATCGTTCCGGGCGAGTCGGTAGAGTTTGTTCGCAATGATGACTACTGGGCTGGCAAACCGAACTTGGAAGGCGTCATTTTGAAAGTCGTCAGCCCGCAAGTCGTCCTGCAAGCGCTGAAAAAAGGCGAAATTGACGTCGCTGAGTTCCCGACTGACCAATATTTGAACGCGAAAGGGACGAAAAACATTCAGTTTATCGGTAGAGTGGATTTGGCGTACAACTATATCGGCTTTAAACTCGGCCATTGGGATGCGAAAAAGCAGGAAAACGTAATGGACAATCCGAAATTCCAAAACAAAAAACTGCGCCAAGCGATGGCGTATGCCATCAACAACCAAGAGGTGGCTGACCGCCTGTATCATGGCTTGCGCTTCCCGGCGAACACGCTCATTCCGCCGTCGTTCCCGGGCTATCATGACAGCTCCATCAAAGGATATACGTACAATCCGGAAAAAGCGAAACAATTGCTGGATGAAGCGGGATATAAAGATGTGGATGGCGATGGCCTCCGCGAAGATCCAAACGGTAAAAAATTCAAGATCAACTTCTTGGCGATGAGCGGTGGGGACATCGCTGAACCGCTGGCCAAATTTTATATGCAAAGCTGGAAAGATGTGGGCCTCGATGTTCAGCTTGTAGACGGACGCTTGGCGGAGTTCAACTCCTTCTACGATATGGTCGAAAAAGACGATCCGAAAGTGGACGTTTACGCTGCCGCTTGGGGAACTGGAACGGACGTCGACCCGTACGGATTGTACGGCCGCAACGTCATGTTCAACTACTCGCGCTGGGTGAATGAGAAAAACGATGAACTGTTGGAAAAAGGCCATTCCGAACAGGCGTTTGACAAAGAATATCGTCGGAAAATTTACAGTGAATGGCAAAAGTTGATGAACGAAGAAGTGCCGGTCATCCCAACGTTGTATCGTTCCGCCATCTATGCGGTCAACAACCGTGTCGCCAACTTCACGGTCGATCCGAGCTCGAAACTGACGTGGAAAGATGTCGGCGTCACGTCCGAGCAGCCAGAAGTGGCGGAATAA
- the gloA gene encoding Lactoylglutathione lyase, with protein sequence MAVKKFEHVGIQVKDIEASKAFYQNVVGLELLDEMIHTNGTMKLAFLGIDGSIIVELIEGYNPDLPTEGKVHHVAFTVEGIEQEKERLQSLGVPLVWDEITTLPNGAKYLFFLGPDGEWIEFYEPAQ encoded by the coding sequence ATGGCAGTCAAAAAATTTGAGCATGTCGGCATTCAAGTAAAAGACATCGAGGCATCAAAGGCATTTTACCAAAACGTCGTCGGCCTGGAGTTGCTTGACGAAATGATTCATACGAACGGAACGATGAAATTGGCGTTTTTAGGGATTGACGGCTCGATCATCGTCGAGCTGATCGAAGGATACAACCCGGATTTGCCGACGGAAGGAAAAGTGCACCACGTGGCGTTTACGGTCGAAGGCATCGAGCAGGAAAAAGAACGGCTTCAGTCGCTCGGCGTCCCGCTAGTGTGGGATGAAATTACAACGCTCCCAAACGGGGCGAAATACTTATTTTTCCTTGGCCCGGACGGCGAATGGATCGAGTTTTACGAGCCGGCGCAATGA
- the hutG gene encoding Formimidoylglutamase, whose translation MYQPPDAGRWTGRVDSVSDERAFRLHQRIRLLDLSQPLETAAERAAAFIGFACDEGVRRNQGRQGAKEAPAAVKAALARLPWHLPEGVVVYDAGDVVCIDERLEQSQTELGKAVARLLKNGMASIVIGGGHETAYGHYLGVREALGTDARLGILNIDAHFDLRPYDDGPTSGTMFRQILDQDDQVSYFCLGIQRLGNTAALFADAETYRCRYMLEDELTAGPIEAAYEQIEKFAADHDAVMLTFCMDAISAAAAPGVSAPSPFGLAPSLARALIRRIVSHPKTISVDLCEVNPLLDEGGKTVALAAAFCMEALLHFQRLQPRR comes from the coding sequence ATGTATCAACCGCCAGACGCCGGCCGTTGGACCGGGCGGGTTGACAGCGTGAGCGATGAACGGGCGTTTCGCCTTCATCAGCGCATTCGCCTGCTCGACTTGTCCCAACCATTGGAGACAGCGGCAGAACGGGCGGCCGCGTTCATCGGGTTTGCGTGCGACGAAGGAGTGCGCCGCAACCAAGGCCGCCAAGGGGCGAAAGAGGCGCCGGCCGCCGTCAAAGCCGCGCTCGCCCGGCTGCCTTGGCATCTTCCGGAAGGGGTCGTTGTCTATGATGCAGGCGATGTCGTTTGCATCGATGAACGGCTCGAACAAAGCCAGACGGAACTTGGGAAGGCGGTCGCCCGCCTGCTGAAAAACGGGATGGCGTCTATCGTGATCGGCGGCGGCCATGAAACGGCGTACGGCCATTACTTGGGCGTTCGGGAAGCGCTTGGGACGGATGCCCGCCTTGGCATCCTCAACATTGATGCCCATTTCGACTTGCGGCCGTATGATGACGGGCCGACATCCGGGACGATGTTTCGGCAAATATTGGATCAAGACGATCAAGTGAGCTACTTCTGCCTTGGCATTCAGCGGCTCGGCAATACGGCGGCGCTGTTTGCGGACGCCGAGACGTATCGGTGCCGTTACATGCTGGAAGACGAGCTGACCGCAGGGCCGATCGAGGCTGCCTATGAACAAATTGAGAAATTTGCCGCCGATCATGATGCGGTGATGCTCACCTTTTGCATGGACGCCATCAGCGCGGCCGCCGCGCCGGGGGTGAGCGCGCCGTCACCGTTTGGGCTCGCCCCGTCTCTGGCGCGCGCGCTCATCCGCCGAATCGTTTCCCATCCGAAAACGATCAGCGTCGACCTTTGCGAAGTCAATCCACTCTTGGATGAAGGCGGAAAAACGGTGGCGCTGGCGGCCGCCTTTTGCATGGAGGCGCTCCTTCATTTTCAACGCTTGCAGCCAAGGCGGTGA
- the btr gene encoding Bacillibactin transport regulator: MTFRQWLTNRRLEEAKRLLRQTDLSIKEIAEQTGFRTAHYLTRVFKAELNETPTAYRDEQRPKPPSPR, from the coding sequence GTGACGTTTCGCCAGTGGCTGACGAATCGGCGGCTTGAGGAAGCAAAGCGGCTGCTTCGGCAGACGGACTTGTCGATCAAAGAAATCGCCGAACAAACCGGGTTTCGCACCGCCCATTATTTGACGCGCGTCTTCAAAGCCGAACTGAATGAGACGCCGACCGCCTACCGCGACGAACAACGGCCGAAACCGCCATCGCCGCGGTAG
- the hutU gene encoding Urocanate hydratase — protein sequence MAEKRTVSPPAGTERRAKGWIQEAALRMLNNNLHPDVAERPEELIVYGGIGKAARNWECYEAIVDTLLRLENDETLLIQSGKPVAVFRTHPDAPRVLIANSNLVPAWATWDHFHELDKKGLIMYGQMTAGSWIYIGSQGIVQGTYETFAEVARQHFGGTLAGTITLTAGLGGMGGAQPLAVTMNGGVCLAVEIDPARIQRRLDTKYLDTMTDSLEAALAMAKRAKEEKKALSIGLVGNAAEVLPRLVEMGFVPDVLTDQTSAHDPLNGYIPAGLTLDEAAELRARDPKQYIARAKQSIAAHVRAMLAMQKQGAVTFDYGNNIRQVAKDEGVDDAFSFPGFVPAYIRPLFCEGKGPFRWVALSGDPEDIYKTDEVILREFRDNERLCHWIRMAQKRIQFQGLPARICWLGYGERAKFGKIINDMVAKGELKAPIVIGRDHLDSGSVASPNRETEGMKDGSDAIADWPILNALLNAVGGASWVSVHHGGGVGMGYSIHAGMVIVADGTKEAEKRLERVLTIDPGLGVVRHADAGYELAIRTAKEKGIDMPMLK from the coding sequence ATGGCAGAAAAACGGACCGTCAGCCCGCCCGCGGGCACCGAGCGGCGGGCGAAAGGATGGATTCAAGAAGCGGCGCTGCGGATGCTGAACAACAATTTGCATCCCGATGTCGCCGAGCGGCCGGAGGAGTTGATCGTCTACGGCGGCATCGGCAAGGCGGCGCGCAACTGGGAATGTTACGAGGCGATTGTGGACACCCTTCTTCGTTTAGAAAACGATGAAACGTTGCTCATTCAATCCGGCAAGCCGGTGGCGGTATTTCGCACGCATCCGGACGCCCCGCGCGTGCTGATCGCCAACTCCAACCTCGTGCCCGCATGGGCGACGTGGGATCATTTCCATGAGCTCGACAAAAAAGGATTGATCATGTACGGACAAATGACGGCTGGCAGCTGGATTTACATCGGCAGCCAAGGAATCGTTCAAGGAACGTATGAAACGTTTGCCGAAGTGGCACGCCAGCACTTTGGCGGCACGCTGGCCGGGACGATCACGCTAACGGCCGGCCTTGGCGGCATGGGCGGGGCGCAGCCGCTCGCGGTGACGATGAATGGCGGCGTCTGCCTCGCTGTCGAAATCGATCCGGCCCGCATTCAGCGCCGCCTTGATACGAAATATCTCGACACGATGACCGACAGCTTGGAGGCGGCGCTTGCGATGGCGAAACGAGCGAAGGAAGAGAAAAAAGCGCTGTCAATCGGCCTTGTCGGCAATGCGGCTGAAGTGTTGCCGCGTCTCGTCGAAATGGGCTTTGTTCCGGACGTCTTGACCGATCAAACGTCCGCCCATGATCCGTTAAACGGCTACATCCCGGCTGGCCTTACGCTTGATGAGGCCGCCGAACTCAGGGCGCGCGATCCGAAGCAGTACATCGCCCGTGCAAAACAGTCGATCGCCGCGCATGTGCGGGCGATGCTGGCGATGCAAAAGCAAGGGGCGGTGACGTTTGATTACGGCAACAACATCCGCCAAGTGGCAAAAGACGAAGGGGTGGACGACGCCTTTTCCTTCCCGGGCTTTGTGCCGGCCTACATCCGCCCGCTCTTTTGCGAAGGAAAAGGGCCGTTCCGCTGGGTGGCGCTCTCGGGCGATCCTGAGGATATTTACAAAACCGATGAAGTCATTTTGCGTGAATTTCGCGACAATGAGCGTCTTTGCCATTGGATTCGCATGGCGCAAAAACGCATTCAATTCCAAGGGCTGCCGGCGCGCATTTGTTGGCTCGGCTACGGCGAGCGGGCGAAGTTCGGGAAAATCATCAACGACATGGTGGCCAAAGGCGAGCTGAAAGCGCCGATCGTCATCGGTCGCGATCATTTGGATTCGGGCTCCGTTGCTTCGCCGAACCGGGAGACGGAAGGAATGAAAGACGGAAGCGACGCCATCGCCGACTGGCCGATTTTAAACGCGCTGTTGAATGCGGTCGGCGGCGCAAGCTGGGTGTCGGTTCACCACGGCGGCGGCGTCGGCATGGGCTACTCGATTCACGCCGGCATGGTCATCGTCGCCGACGGCACAAAAGAGGCGGAAAAACGGTTGGAACGGGTGTTGACGATCGACCCGGGGCTTGGTGTGGTCCGCCACGCCGACGCTGGGTATGAGCTCGCCATTCGGACAGCGAAAGAAAAAGGCATCGATATGCCGATGCTCAAGTAG
- the hutI gene encoding Imidazolonepropionase — MRPLFVRRARQLVTLAGSSAAPLVKEKMSDLGIIENGSVWIENGTIVAVGADDELARQFADRLAEAEVIDAKGKTVTPGLVDPHTHLVYAGSREHEWTMRLHGATYMEIMNAGGGIHATTKATREASEEMLYEESKRRLDQFLLHGVTTVEAKSGYGLSIEHEVKQLTVAKQLDETHPVDVVSTFMGAHAVPAEWKDNPDGFVRVIVEEMIPKVSELGLAEFNDVFCERGVFTPEQARIILEAGKAYGLMPKIHADEIEPYGGAELAAEVGAVSADHLLRASDEGIRRMAEKGVIAVLLPGTAFFLMTKAANARKIIDAGAAVALSTDCNPGSSPTVSLPLIMNLGCLQMGMTPAEALAAVTINAAHAINRGHEIGSIEVGKKADLVLFDVPNYMQLIYHYGMNHTDTVVKNGRVVVKSGRLCY, encoded by the coding sequence ATGCGCCCGCTTTTTGTCCGCCGCGCCCGCCAGCTCGTCACGCTGGCGGGAAGCTCCGCGGCTCCGCTTGTCAAGGAGAAGATGAGCGATCTAGGCATCATCGAAAACGGCAGCGTCTGGATCGAAAACGGCACGATCGTGGCGGTTGGTGCGGACGATGAACTGGCCCGCCAATTTGCCGATCGGCTCGCCGAAGCGGAAGTCATTGACGCTAAGGGCAAAACGGTGACGCCTGGGCTTGTCGATCCTCATACTCATCTCGTTTACGCCGGCAGCCGCGAACACGAATGGACGATGCGCCTTCATGGAGCGACGTACATGGAAATCATGAACGCAGGCGGCGGCATTCATGCGACGACAAAAGCGACGCGCGAGGCGTCGGAAGAGATGTTGTATGAAGAAAGCAAGCGGCGGCTCGATCAGTTTTTGCTTCATGGGGTCACGACCGTCGAGGCGAAAAGCGGCTATGGCTTGAGTATTGAGCACGAAGTCAAACAGCTGACGGTGGCGAAACAGCTCGATGAAACCCATCCCGTCGATGTCGTGTCCACGTTTATGGGAGCGCATGCCGTACCCGCCGAGTGGAAAGACAATCCTGACGGCTTTGTCCGCGTCATCGTTGAAGAGATGATTCCAAAAGTAAGCGAGCTCGGGCTTGCCGAATTCAATGATGTCTTTTGCGAACGCGGCGTGTTCACTCCAGAACAGGCAAGAATCATTTTAGAGGCAGGAAAAGCGTACGGGCTGATGCCGAAAATTCATGCCGATGAAATCGAGCCATACGGCGGCGCGGAGCTGGCCGCGGAAGTCGGGGCGGTTTCCGCCGACCATCTCCTACGCGCTTCGGACGAAGGCATTCGCCGCATGGCGGAAAAAGGAGTGATTGCGGTGCTGCTGCCGGGCACGGCGTTTTTCCTGATGACCAAGGCCGCCAATGCCCGCAAGATCATCGACGCCGGCGCAGCGGTCGCGCTTTCCACCGACTGCAATCCCGGCTCCTCGCCAACCGTATCGCTCCCGCTGATCATGAACCTCGGCTGCCTGCAGATGGGCATGACCCCTGCCGAAGCGCTGGCGGCCGTCACGATCAACGCCGCGCACGCGATCAACCGCGGCCACGAAATCGGAAGCATTGAAGTCGGGAAAAAAGCCGATTTGGTCCTTTTCGACGTCCCGAATTATATGCAGCTCATCTACCATTACGGCATGAACCATACCGATACAGTCGTGAAAAACGGCCGGGTGGTGGTGAAAAGCGGGAGGCTTTGCTACTAG
- a CDS encoding Transposase and inactivated derivatives has protein sequence MKRLKITNDHGWTPRTLRKQERKIKNTLLRQRVMAVRLVMEGYLGKEVASMVNVCRQTVSHYVSLFNEGGLELLLHRDFAPGREPFLTEEQQEEIKQLVLTTIPAELGWDVASVWNTKLLQSYVEKHFGVCISREALRKLLHRKGLSWTRPTYTLAKGDPDRQKHFEKQIDFIKKT, from the coding sequence ATGAAACGTCTCAAAATCACCAACGATCACGGATGGACACCTCGAACACTTCGCAAACAGGAACGGAAAATCAAAAACACCCTTCTTCGCCAACGGGTGATGGCGGTTCGCCTGGTCATGGAAGGCTATTTGGGCAAAGAGGTGGCCTCCATGGTCAACGTGTGCCGACAAACCGTTTCCCATTATGTGTCGCTGTTCAACGAAGGCGGTCTGGAGCTCTTGCTTCATCGGGATTTCGCCCCCGGGCGGGAGCCGTTTCTCACCGAAGAACAGCAGGAAGAGATCAAACAGCTTGTGTTGACCACCATTCCCGCGGAACTGGGCTGGGACGTCGCTTCGGTGTGGAACACCAAACTCCTGCAATCCTATGTCGAAAAGCACTTCGGTGTTTGCATTTCCCGCGAAGCGTTGCGAAAACTCCTGCACCGCAAAGGGCTGTCATGGACACGGCCGACCTACACATTAGCGAAAGGCGATCCGGATCGACAAAAGCATTTTGAGAAACAGATCGACTTCATAAAAAAAACTTAA